Proteins found in one Chrysiogenes arsenatis DSM 11915 genomic segment:
- the pheS gene encoding phenylalanine--tRNA ligase subunit alpha: MHERLGQIRDEALHAVAVVADTRELGELKVRYLGKKSPITEVLGGMKDVPPAERPRIGEVANQVRDALALAIEQRGEALKQAELLTRLEGERLDVTLPGRRPAQTGSIHPLSRVMQEIVDVFGSLGFTVAEGPEIEKDFYNFEALNIPRNHPSRDMQDTFYISEDILLRTHTSPVQVRTMLQQRPPVRIIAPGKVYRCDSDITHTPMFHQVEGLLIDKKTTFAELKGVLEYFCQAMFGAKTAVRFRPSFFPFTEPSAEVDIECVMCRGKGCRVCKMTGWLEILGCGMVDPNVFGSVEYDPEVYQGFAFGMGVERITMLKYGINDLRLFFENDLSFLAQYR; encoded by the coding sequence ATACACGAACGACTTGGTCAAATACGGGATGAAGCATTACACGCGGTTGCTGTCGTGGCCGATACCCGTGAGCTTGGCGAACTTAAAGTGCGATACTTAGGAAAGAAAAGTCCTATTACGGAAGTATTAGGTGGCATGAAAGATGTTCCGCCTGCCGAACGTCCGCGCATTGGCGAGGTGGCAAATCAGGTGCGCGATGCGTTAGCACTGGCCATAGAGCAGCGTGGAGAGGCGTTAAAGCAGGCTGAACTGCTGACGCGGCTGGAAGGTGAACGGCTGGATGTAACCCTCCCCGGGCGTCGCCCAGCACAAACAGGAAGCATCCACCCGCTTTCGCGCGTGATGCAAGAAATTGTTGATGTTTTTGGCTCGCTGGGATTCACCGTTGCCGAAGGGCCGGAGATCGAGAAAGATTTTTACAACTTTGAAGCATTAAACATTCCCCGCAATCACCCGTCGCGCGATATGCAAGATACTTTTTATATATCTGAAGATATTTTGCTGCGCACGCACACTTCGCCAGTGCAGGTACGGACGATGTTGCAACAGCGTCCGCCAGTGCGGATTATTGCTCCGGGAAAAGTGTATCGCTGTGATAGCGACATTACCCATACGCCGATGTTTCATCAGGTTGAAGGGTTATTAATTGATAAAAAAACTACCTTTGCTGAGCTCAAAGGGGTTTTGGAATATTTCTGTCAGGCGATGTTTGGTGCAAAAACGGCCGTCCGTTTTCGCCCTTCGTTTTTTCCGTTTACGGAACCGAGTGCCGAAGTTGATATCGAATGTGTCATGTGTCGTGGCAAAGGATGCCGCGTGTGCAAAATGACGGGTTGGCTGGAAATTTTGGGGTGCGGGATGGTCGATCCAAATGTCTTTGGCTCGGTTGAGTACGACCCTGAAGTGTATCAGGGGTTCGCTTTTGGTATGGGCGTTGAGCGGATAACGATGTTAAAATACGGTATCAATGACCTGCGCCTTTTCTTTGAAAATGACCTGAGCTTCCTAGCTCAGTATCGCTAG
- a CDS encoding cell division protein ZapA — translation MQIVINGQSYTLRGGDDPYRMEKVARFVDDKFNQVREKVASHTSAEKIAVLVALNIADELFRIKQEAQESESYTRKKTLDILKVIDGNLS, via the coding sequence TTGCAAATAGTCATTAATGGTCAGAGTTACACCTTAAGAGGGGGCGACGATCCCTACCGTATGGAAAAGGTAGCTCGGTTCGTTGATGATAAGTTCAATCAGGTACGGGAGAAAGTAGCATCCCATACCTCGGCAGAAAAAATAGCTGTCCTTGTGGCGCTGAATATAGCCGATGAGCTTTTTCGCATAAAACAAGAAGCACAAGAGAGTGAATCGTATACCCGCAAAAAAACCCTCGATATACTCAAAGTGATTGACGGGAATTTGAGTTAA
- the rpmI gene encoding 50S ribosomal protein L35 gives MSKTKLKTKRAAAKRFSLTGTGKVKCNSANMRHILTKKAPKRKRQLRGGALVDKADVANVIRMIPYA, from the coding sequence ATGTCCAAGACTAAATTGAAGACAAAACGGGCGGCAGCGAAACGTTTTTCGCTTACCGGTACCGGAAAAGTTAAGTGCAATAGCGCGAATATGCGCCATATCCTCACCAAAAAAGCTCCGAAGCGCAAGCGTCAACTACGTGGTGGTGCACTGGTCGATAAGGCCGATGTTGCCAACGTAATTCGCATGATTCCGTACGCTTAA
- a CDS encoding 5-formyltetrahydrofolate cyclo-ligase, which produces MDDDAGVRKKELRRYFRQRRAEVAPAELASLSCQVVDRALRFLVDRSDFFRIASYSSLHGEVSTVSFNQAIQKLGRTLLLPHVSSPSHMNFAIVTSLTRLCIGAYGTLVPAADMQRCDKPDVVFVPGLAFDRMGNRLGMGKGYYDRYFRELCHSMPLKIGLTLNRYVLDEMPSDSWDVPMDMIMTETEIIGGTTWT; this is translated from the coding sequence ATGGATGACGATGCTGGTGTAAGAAAAAAAGAGCTTCGCCGATATTTTCGGCAGCGAAGAGCAGAAGTTGCTCCCGCTGAGCTTGCCTCTCTTTCGTGCCAGGTTGTTGATCGTGCCCTCAGGTTTCTTGTAGATCGGTCAGATTTCTTTCGAATTGCGAGTTATTCATCTCTTCATGGTGAAGTATCAACGGTGTCTTTTAATCAAGCCATCCAAAAGCTTGGACGCACATTGTTACTCCCACACGTATCTTCTCCTTCTCATATGAATTTTGCTATTGTCACTTCGCTTACGCGTTTGTGTATCGGAGCCTATGGGACTCTTGTGCCAGCGGCCGATATGCAGCGGTGTGACAAGCCTGATGTGGTGTTTGTGCCTGGATTGGCATTTGATCGGATGGGGAACCGGCTTGGAATGGGAAAAGGGTACTATGATCGATATTTTCGGGAGTTGTGCCACTCTATGCCGCTGAAAATTGGATTAACATTAAATCGTTATGTGCTGGACGAGATGCCCAGCGATTCTTGGGATGTGCCGATGGATATGATTATGACGGAAACCGAAATTATTGGAGGAACTACATGGACATGA
- the rplT gene encoding 50S ribosomal protein L20 produces MARVKGGFTTKNRHKKVIKQTKGFRGARKNLFKMANNTLTRALNYAFRDRRVRKRDFRKLWIIRINAAARLHGLSYSRFMFGLKQAGIEMDRKVLADLAVRDPQAFEAVVMQAKGSLG; encoded by the coding sequence ATGGCTCGAGTCAAAGGTGGCTTTACCACCAAAAATCGTCACAAAAAAGTAATTAAACAAACAAAAGGTTTTCGCGGAGCCCGTAAAAATCTTTTCAAAATGGCGAACAACACGCTCACACGCGCGTTGAACTATGCGTTCCGCGACCGTCGTGTCCGTAAGCGTGATTTCCGTAAACTCTGGATCATCCGGATAAATGCAGCTGCTCGCCTTCACGGTTTGAGCTATAGCCGCTTTATGTTCGGGCTCAAGCAGGCCGGCATAGAGATGGATCGCAAAGTATTGGCTGACCTTGCCGTGCGTGACCCGCAGGCGTTTGAGGCAGTTGTTATGCAAGCTAAAGGCTCTCTGGGATAA
- a CDS encoding chemotaxis protein CheW, protein MTTEAQGKKTSEENENLDSMLQLVGFTLGSEEYCIDILSVQEINKRMHITRVPKALPYVKGVINLRGKVISVIDLRRRFHLPEENFDNNTRIMVIDLAKETMGFIVDSVTEVIRIPVKRVDPTPPLIGHISNEYLLGVGKTDDRLLIILDLNRVAGFVNEDGRPYLSELERTIKKAHGLLKEEAPPRPTRSAKEKEAEPKPKAEKKAEPEIHGLALAEDRDASASKKVSASSDNLDDLIALELQKREEEDEIRLAMLAEDRKDREALVARGAAVPPEEVGDLDDLIAIELRKREEEDALRIAQLRQMEEDGEATALLAKDDATHLDDLIALELEKRERENEERLALIQGEAGKKNSPSEDTSVTQPDSLMDDVYEADSAFPEVSGDESVIQDDVATSDDTAISAIMGDILSQIADQRVEVNRITEEHAMHVSLDEFAALQEELHAAVNPDLEHDEDLLGNAVGGETPETILDETCETLAEPEALHELPLDDEDAVLTIEDSADDSSVLETEACVALDGGVKVDVIEEQPVAEAVGEIDKSQSTPHVESKADEEWNVDVFAADDELLAYLGEVETASVSDAPTAVDDQQELSDELRAYDAEVDELFEIDETLLSELEESLDFIESEARHAEAQKSEIVTKTKHASLVESGGDAEVESICAYLDALLQGNLDATFDVAPEIETYLGQIQSLLMAARITASSARDEVPAIIDSLYESSRYAESSTNTILDLSERILASNTRFLDDFGQTQQSFSALDPEKREKKLSALQSEVDTSIDNIFEIMGALEFQDITKQRIQKLEKKVQGLKATLVDMRGLIKCLDNEEDDSVDLSMFFGEEEVETPEAAKDQLAIDALLREMGLD, encoded by the coding sequence ATGACAACAGAAGCTCAGGGGAAGAAAACCTCGGAGGAAAATGAAAATCTTGACAGCATGTTGCAGCTTGTAGGGTTTACCCTCGGCTCGGAAGAGTATTGTATTGATATCCTTTCGGTTCAGGAGATCAACAAGCGGATGCACATCACGCGTGTTCCGAAGGCGCTTCCGTATGTGAAAGGGGTCATTAACCTCCGTGGGAAGGTTATTTCGGTTATTGATTTACGTCGTCGTTTTCATTTGCCAGAAGAAAATTTTGATAATAATACCCGCATTATGGTGATCGACCTTGCGAAGGAAACGATGGGATTTATTGTCGATAGTGTGACCGAAGTTATCCGCATTCCAGTGAAACGGGTTGACCCGACACCGCCCTTGATTGGCCATATCAGCAACGAATACTTGCTGGGAGTTGGGAAAACTGATGATCGTCTGCTTATTATTCTTGATCTGAACCGCGTGGCGGGTTTTGTTAATGAAGATGGCCGCCCGTACCTCTCCGAACTCGAACGGACAATCAAAAAAGCGCATGGATTACTGAAAGAAGAAGCTCCGCCCCGTCCTACTCGTTCAGCTAAAGAGAAAGAAGCCGAACCCAAGCCCAAGGCTGAGAAAAAAGCTGAACCGGAAATACATGGATTAGCACTTGCCGAAGACCGTGACGCGAGCGCCTCTAAAAAAGTGAGTGCATCATCGGATAATCTTGATGACCTGATTGCCCTTGAGTTGCAAAAACGCGAAGAGGAAGATGAAATCCGCCTCGCAATGCTTGCAGAGGATCGCAAAGATCGCGAGGCGCTGGTCGCACGTGGTGCTGCCGTGCCGCCAGAAGAGGTTGGTGATCTTGACGACTTGATTGCTATAGAGTTGCGCAAGCGTGAAGAAGAAGATGCCTTGCGTATTGCTCAGTTGCGCCAGATGGAAGAGGATGGAGAGGCGACCGCCTTATTGGCAAAAGACGATGCCACCCATCTTGACGATTTGATTGCGCTGGAATTGGAAAAGCGCGAACGCGAAAACGAGGAGCGGCTGGCGCTCATCCAAGGGGAAGCTGGAAAAAAGAATAGTCCATCAGAAGACACGAGTGTCACTCAGCCTGACTCTCTGATGGATGACGTGTATGAGGCTGACTCTGCATTTCCAGAAGTTTCTGGCGACGAATCTGTGATTCAGGATGATGTTGCCACCTCTGATGATACCGCTATTAGCGCGATCATGGGGGATATCCTGTCGCAAATTGCGGATCAACGCGTTGAGGTTAATCGCATAACCGAGGAACATGCGATGCATGTTTCGCTTGATGAATTTGCGGCACTTCAAGAAGAGCTTCATGCTGCCGTTAACCCTGATCTAGAGCACGATGAGGACTTACTGGGAAACGCAGTCGGGGGTGAGACCCCCGAAACCATACTTGACGAAACGTGTGAAACACTGGCTGAACCCGAAGCGTTACACGAGTTGCCGCTAGATGACGAAGATGCGGTTCTCACTATCGAGGATAGTGCCGATGACTCATCGGTGCTTGAAACGGAAGCATGCGTAGCGTTGGATGGCGGGGTAAAGGTCGATGTTATTGAAGAGCAACCTGTAGCGGAAGCCGTCGGTGAGATCGACAAGAGTCAATCAACTCCACACGTGGAATCCAAGGCTGATGAAGAGTGGAACGTCGATGTGTTTGCCGCAGATGATGAATTGTTGGCATACCTTGGTGAAGTTGAAACCGCTTCGGTGTCGGATGCCCCTACCGCTGTCGACGACCAACAAGAGCTATCTGATGAGTTGCGCGCCTATGATGCTGAAGTTGATGAGCTCTTTGAGATAGATGAGACGTTGCTGAGTGAACTTGAAGAGTCGCTCGATTTTATTGAATCAGAAGCAAGGCATGCTGAGGCGCAAAAGTCAGAAATCGTTACCAAGACGAAACACGCGTCCTTGGTGGAGTCTGGTGGCGATGCAGAGGTCGAATCGATCTGTGCCTATCTCGATGCACTTTTGCAGGGGAATCTCGATGCGACCTTTGACGTTGCCCCCGAAATAGAAACCTATCTCGGGCAGATTCAATCGCTCCTTATGGCGGCGCGTATAACTGCATCAAGCGCACGTGATGAAGTGCCGGCAATTATAGATTCGCTCTATGAAAGTTCGCGTTATGCTGAAAGCAGTACGAATACTATCCTCGATTTGTCGGAACGGATTTTGGCGAGTAATACCCGATTTTTGGACGATTTCGGACAGACACAACAGAGCTTTTCGGCGCTTGACCCAGAGAAGCGTGAGAAAAAGCTTTCTGCCTTGCAAAGTGAAGTTGATACTTCGATAGATAATATTTTCGAAATTATGGGTGCGTTAGAGTTCCAGGATATTACGAAGCAACGGATTCAGAAGCTTGAAAAGAAAGTTCAGGGACTCAAAGCGACGTTAGTTGATATGCGTGGCTTAATTAAGTGCCTTGATAATGAAGAAGATGATAGCGTTGACCTCTCAATGTTCTTTGGCGAAGAGGAGGTTGAAACCCCTGAAGCCGCAAAGGATCAACTGGCGATTGACGCGTTACTGCGTGAAATGGGTCTCGACTAG
- the pheT gene encoding phenylalanine--tRNA ligase subunit beta yields the protein MIVSYNWLREFTPLELSVQDIADRITLQGLEVDAIHAYGAFSHVVVGQITAMELHPNASKLTVCRVVTDESGAPLTIVCGATNMQQGDKVPVAMIGAVLPGGLEIKAAQLRGVDSQGMLCAKAELGLEEKSAGLYILPSDAPLGVSIVEYLGLRDTAIEIGLTPNRSDCLSHVGVAREVAVITGGAVMVPRVQLNEEAEETAAQVAVAIDNPEDCPRYMARIVRGITVAPSPQWLQNRLTVCGIRPINNIVDVTNYIMMGFGHPLHAFDWKKLGAKTIRVRRAFDGETLQTLDDAERSLHCEDIVITDGASPIALAGVMGGASTAVDAQSTDILIEAASFDGQRIRRTAKRLALHSESSHRFERGVDPNGCAYAIDLAAQMMAELGGGTVCRGAVDQYLTVAMPRTIHLRLERVAKILGTVIPDTTIGDILQRLGMRVSRAADVLVVSVPSGAGDVHREIDLIEEIARVYGFGNIPAILPEVVAAAPQNSNQALLHMLKTTAAALGYTEVINYSFTAPRFLDAFLGKAERVQLLNPLSDELSVMRTSHAPSLLRNLVANLHLGFDNYRFAEYGSVVNDGAHGKDEIPESRMIMSGLLSGKLAKQWYGDGERTLDFFDLKGELEAIAEALGVPLQFESGSQSWLHPGVAATIAVNGEAAGWIGELHPALLEPFDLTGKILLFELDLTLVFDAIRARSFGFIPVNRYPSVWRDLAFVTERQVSALDIQRAIATVDIPWLQSVRLFDAYDKLEGGRRSLAFRFVFRSAEQTLSDSLIDPAIQQIIQAVTKATGAVLR from the coding sequence ATGATAGTGAGCTATAACTGGCTGCGGGAGTTCACTCCGCTGGAACTTTCAGTGCAGGATATTGCCGACCGCATTACGTTGCAAGGGTTGGAAGTGGATGCGATTCACGCCTATGGGGCGTTTTCCCACGTTGTTGTTGGGCAGATAACCGCTATGGAGCTGCATCCCAACGCGAGTAAATTAACGGTCTGTCGCGTGGTGACGGATGAATCAGGTGCGCCGCTCACGATTGTGTGTGGGGCGACTAATATGCAGCAAGGAGACAAGGTTCCCGTCGCAATGATTGGTGCTGTGCTCCCCGGCGGATTGGAAATCAAAGCAGCGCAGCTGCGCGGTGTTGATTCGCAAGGGATGCTTTGTGCCAAGGCAGAGCTTGGGCTAGAGGAAAAATCAGCTGGGCTGTATATTCTGCCGAGTGATGCGCCACTTGGCGTTTCTATTGTGGAGTATCTTGGTCTGCGTGATACCGCGATTGAAATTGGCCTCACACCGAATCGTTCGGATTGCCTGTCGCATGTTGGTGTGGCGCGCGAGGTGGCGGTTATTACTGGTGGTGCGGTGATGGTTCCGCGTGTTCAGCTCAACGAGGAGGCCGAAGAAACGGCGGCGCAGGTTGCGGTAGCGATCGATAATCCCGAGGATTGCCCGCGTTATATGGCACGCATCGTGCGTGGGATTACCGTGGCGCCATCGCCACAGTGGTTGCAAAATCGTTTAACGGTTTGTGGTATTCGCCCTATCAATAATATTGTTGATGTTACCAATTACATCATGATGGGTTTTGGCCATCCACTGCATGCGTTTGACTGGAAAAAACTTGGCGCGAAGACGATTCGCGTGCGCCGTGCATTCGATGGCGAAACTTTACAAACGCTTGATGATGCGGAGCGTTCGCTGCACTGTGAAGATATTGTTATTACGGATGGTGCAAGTCCCATTGCCCTAGCTGGTGTGATGGGAGGCGCGAGTACGGCGGTTGACGCACAGAGTACTGATATTTTGATCGAAGCGGCCTCGTTCGATGGGCAGCGCATTCGCCGCACGGCCAAGCGCCTGGCGCTGCATAGTGAGTCAAGCCACCGTTTTGAACGGGGTGTTGATCCGAATGGGTGTGCGTATGCGATCGATTTAGCCGCGCAAATGATGGCCGAGTTGGGCGGCGGCACGGTTTGTCGTGGCGCGGTTGACCAATATCTGACGGTGGCGATGCCGCGAACAATTCACCTGCGTCTTGAGCGGGTCGCAAAGATACTTGGCACGGTGATTCCTGATACGACGATAGGTGATATTTTACAACGCCTTGGTATGCGTGTCAGCCGAGCTGCGGATGTGCTTGTGGTCAGTGTTCCATCGGGGGCTGGTGATGTGCACCGTGAGATTGACTTGATTGAGGAAATTGCACGGGTATATGGGTTCGGGAATATTCCTGCCATCTTGCCTGAAGTTGTAGCCGCAGCACCGCAAAACAGCAATCAGGCTCTGCTGCATATGCTGAAAACTACCGCCGCTGCGCTGGGGTATACGGAAGTAATCAATTACTCGTTCACCGCACCGCGTTTTCTCGACGCCTTTCTGGGCAAAGCGGAACGGGTGCAACTCCTGAATCCTCTTTCTGATGAGCTTTCGGTTATGCGAACATCGCATGCGCCGAGTTTACTGCGCAACCTTGTCGCTAATCTGCATTTGGGGTTCGATAATTACCGCTTTGCCGAATATGGATCGGTGGTAAATGATGGGGCGCATGGGAAAGATGAAATCCCTGAAAGTCGTATGATTATGAGTGGCTTGCTGTCAGGTAAGTTGGCAAAACAGTGGTACGGCGATGGAGAGCGTACGCTCGATTTTTTTGATCTGAAAGGCGAACTTGAAGCGATTGCCGAAGCGCTTGGCGTTCCACTTCAGTTTGAAAGTGGTAGTCAGTCTTGGCTTCATCCAGGGGTTGCAGCGACAATCGCTGTCAACGGTGAGGCGGCAGGGTGGATCGGTGAATTACACCCAGCTTTGCTGGAACCGTTTGACCTCACTGGGAAAATCCTGCTGTTTGAGTTAGACCTCACTCTGGTTTTTGATGCGATCCGGGCGCGTTCTTTTGGGTTTATACCAGTCAATCGTTACCCCTCTGTCTGGCGCGATTTAGCGTTTGTTACTGAGCGGCAGGTGAGCGCACTGGATATTCAGCGCGCAATTGCAACCGTAGATATTCCATGGTTGCAGTCGGTACGTCTTTTTGATGCGTACGATAAGCTTGAGGGCGGTAGGCGGTCGTTGGCCTTCCGTTTCGTTTTCCGGAGTGCTGAGCAGACGCTCAGCGATAGCCTTATTGATCCAGCGATTCAGCAGATTATTCAGGCCGTCACTAAAGCGACCGGGGCGGTACTTCGTTAA
- a CDS encoding DUF2062 domain-containing protein — translation MRKLAYLRLMRRKLHKYFDVRGVLRRLLSLNDSAHHIALSFGIGVVIGFVPILGVQTVLSLGGAWLFRLNAVAVVSGSLITNPLTFLPFYGLAFKVGSWLFPQPGEIEPFPLGSGMDLEQVLAFVKPHLVEFLLGCAIVGTAFGVIFYFLLRSFIIRYRSGNNGKSK, via the coding sequence ATGAGGAAATTGGCGTATCTGCGCCTGATGAGAAGGAAGCTCCATAAGTATTTTGATGTTCGCGGAGTACTGCGACGCCTGCTGAGCCTGAATGATTCTGCTCACCACATTGCGCTTTCCTTTGGAATTGGTGTCGTCATTGGGTTTGTGCCGATATTGGGAGTGCAGACAGTGCTATCTTTAGGGGGAGCATGGCTTTTTCGGCTGAACGCGGTTGCCGTGGTGTCTGGCTCATTGATTACGAACCCGCTGACGTTCCTTCCGTTTTACGGCCTAGCTTTTAAGGTTGGATCATGGCTTTTTCCGCAACCTGGTGAAATAGAGCCTTTTCCCCTAGGAAGCGGTATGGATTTGGAACAGGTTTTAGCGTTTGTCAAACCACACTTAGTTGAGTTTTTGTTGGGATGTGCTATTGTTGGCACTGCTTTTGGAGTAATTTTCTATTTCTTACTCCGTTCTTTCATAATTCGTTACAGAAGTGGAAATAATGGAAAGTCAAAATAG
- the infC gene encoding translation initiation factor IF-3 — MKGPKTPKVRLNEDINCPEVRVVGDDGEQLGIMSAREAIEAARNRGLDLVEVAPAAXPPVCKIMDYGKYAYIQTKKQKEAKKNQKQIVIKEVKLRPKIEEHDYAFKLKHALNFLADEAKVKVTIMYRGREMAHTEIGRNILDKFAADVAGSGVIEAPPKLEGRNMSMMIAPVKNK, encoded by the coding sequence ATGAAGGGGCCCAAGACCCCAAAAGTGAGACTCAACGAGGACATCAATTGCCCCGAAGTGCGGGTTGTTGGCGATGACGGCGAACAACTTGGTATCATGAGTGCTCGAGAAGCGATTGAAGCGGCGCGAAACAGGGGATTAGATCTTGTCGAAGTAGCCCCGGCCGCCNAACCGCCGGTTTGTAAGATTATGGACTACGGTAAGTACGCTTACATTCAGACTAAAAAGCAAAAAGAAGCCAAGAAAAACCAGAAGCAAATTGTCATTAAAGAAGTAAAACTTCGCCCGAAAATCGAAGAGCATGATTATGCGTTTAAACTCAAGCATGCACTCAATTTTCTTGCCGATGAGGCGAAGGTAAAGGTTACTATTATGTATCGCGGCCGTGAAATGGCGCATACCGAAATAGGGCGGAACATTCTTGATAAGTTTGCGGCTGATGTGGCGGGCAGCGGTGTGATAGAAGCACCACCGAAGCTTGAAGGTCGGAATATGTCTATGATGATTGCACCGGTAAAAAACAAATAG
- a CDS encoding P-loop NTPase has product MESQNSPKIIAIGGGKGGVGKSLISANIAILFAHYGRKTVAFDADFGCSNLHTCLGMGRPERSLADFVDRRVASLEETFVASPYPNLNLVSAHVDTGTLTDMHHSTWDRILKSMQRLPVDCVIIDLGAGSSREKIDIFLEIDQGIIVVTPEPTSVENAYSFLKNCIRRLTLQTFKNNVVVRRIVKEIFENPKETFKTETLLRALWEFKPEFGRRLQEELTRISPLLIMNMVREESDRRVGQGLEDILRQYLLLNARFIGYLPYEAAIVRSVRESKPIVSMGENSLALKSLKHLVGQINFINQNS; this is encoded by the coding sequence ATGGAAAGTCAAAATAGTCCAAAAATTATTGCAATCGGAGGCGGCAAAGGTGGGGTCGGGAAAAGCCTGATATCCGCCAATATCGCTATCCTGTTTGCGCACTACGGTCGCAAAACAGTAGCGTTTGATGCTGATTTCGGTTGCTCAAATCTCCATACCTGCCTCGGCATGGGACGTCCGGAACGTTCGCTGGCAGACTTTGTCGATCGACGCGTGGCCTCCTTGGAGGAAACCTTCGTCGCGTCGCCATACCCGAATCTTAATCTCGTGAGTGCACACGTTGATACGGGAACGTTGACGGATATGCACCATTCTACGTGGGACAGGATCCTTAAATCAATGCAACGCCTTCCAGTTGACTGTGTGATTATCGACTTAGGTGCGGGGAGTTCGCGCGAAAAGATCGATATTTTTTTGGAGATTGACCAAGGGATCATTGTTGTGACACCCGAACCAACCAGTGTGGAAAATGCCTATAGTTTTCTAAAAAACTGCATCCGTCGCTTAACACTGCAAACATTCAAAAATAATGTTGTGGTGCGTCGGATTGTGAAAGAAATATTTGAAAATCCCAAAGAGACGTTTAAAACGGAGACGCTGTTGCGTGCGCTGTGGGAGTTTAAGCCAGAATTTGGGCGGCGCTTGCAAGAAGAGCTGACCAGAATTTCACCACTACTCATCATGAACATGGTGCGCGAAGAGTCTGATCGTCGCGTCGGTCAAGGTTTAGAAGATATACTGCGGCAATATCTCTTATTAAATGCACGCTTTATTGGCTATTTGCCGTATGAAGCAGCGATCGTCCGTTCTGTTCGTGAATCAAAGCCGATAGTGAGCATGGGCGAAAACTCCTTGGCGCTTAAATCACTGAAGCACCTAGTGGGGCAGATCAATTTCATTAACCAGAATTCTTGA